The genomic stretch TCGTTATTTTTTAAATGTACTTTTTGTAATAAATGGAAGACCAAAACCAAATGGTATTGTCATCAAAACATTAAGTAATGAAGTCTCAAAATACTCTTTTGTATGATTTATTTATGTAAAAATTATAATTGTGATACGTTGGTTTAATAATAACGGAAATTCTTACAACAATAAAAAATGAGCCACAAAAGTAGCTCATGACAAAGTGTATTTTCATAGCTGAATTTATACCAAATAATAATATCTAATCTTTTGAACTCCGTTTAATTTTTAACGAAACTACATCGCAGCCAAAGTCAGAACACCTTTACATACCTTATTCCACTTATCACTTAATAGCTTAATACATTGACTAGCTCTTTGGTTATGCTGTTTCCTCACGTTAACTCTTAACTTTCCTTTATAAATCTCTTAACTTCTCTTGAAGATTTTAGTATAACTACATCTTTACCACCTGATACTTTTTGAAGTCTATTCAATATTAATGGTTTCTTTGTCTTCGGATAAAACCAGATCCATTTCAAAAATTGTAAATCAAATTTCTCTTCGCAACCTTCTCTCATATCCGGTCTTGTTTTGTTTTTATATTGAATGAATCTTTTCAATGCTCGATAAATGCAAACTAATCTTGGCATATCTAGAAAAATAATTGTATCAGCTGCACTTATTCTTAAGTCCATCGTGCCTCCATAATTACCGTCTATGATCCATTCTTCTTTTTTAATTAGTTCATTTTGTATTTTAATCTGGTCCATTTTCGGTACTACTTCCCAATTTGGTTTCCATAGTAAAGAGTCTAAATGAAAAACATTTATGCTTAACTTTTTTCCTAATTGTCTAGCAAAAGTAGATTTTCCCGCGCCGCCTGAACCAATGATGACGATTTTCCTCATGAATGTCCTCCCTGTTAACATTTAAAGTTGATTAATCTAATCTCGGTTTCTTTTGACATTAAAATTTTATCATTTCTATTATTGGCATGATATAGCTATGTACTAGTTTTCTATTTCAAGATAATATATGTTAACTTAAAAATAAAATAGGTTGACATATATTTTAAGATTCATTAATATGATAGTTGTTATCAGAAAATTAATAATAGGAGAACTAACAATGAAGATTAAAGAAATTACATTTGTAGCAATGTTTGCAGCAGTTATGGGAGTCCTTGGACAAGTGCCTCCAATTATGTTATCCTTTACACCAGTTCCTATTACATTACAAACACTAGGCGTTATTCTTACTGGTGGAGTGTTAGGAGCAAGATTAGGTGCACTTAGCCAAACAGTATTTTTATTACTTGTAGCCGTTGGTATGCCCCTTTTATCAGGTGGACGCGGTGGATTAAGTGTATTTGCAGGACCAAGTGTTGGCTATTTGATTTCTTGGCCAATTACAGCTTTTGTTCTTGGTTATTTATTATCTCGTTTTAAAACGTTAAAATTAAAACATGTTCTACTCATTAATTTAACGGTTGGAATTCTATTAATCTATTTAATCGGTATTCCGATACAAGCTGTCATTATGGGTATTCCTGTAGCTACTGCTGTTAAACTAAGTTTAGTTTACATACCTGGAGATGTTTTAAAAGCGATCCTTGCTTCAATTTTAGTATTCAAACTTAGACAACATCCAGTATTTTCACGTTCATTGACAACAAATTATTCAAACCAATCATCAAAAAATATGTAAATTATTCGGGACACACTACTGTGTCTCTTTTTTATAGAGGTGAATTAATAATGGCAAATATTACAGAAACCTATAAGAAATACGCTACATTATCGCCTGACAAAATTGCGATACATACTAGTAATCAACAAATCAGTTATAAAAAATGGAATTTATTAATCAACCAAACTGCTAATTGGCTTCATGGTCAATTAAATACGAAAACGATTGGAATCCTTTTACCAAATGGGATTCCCTTCTTACAAATGTTTGCAGGTGCTTGTAAAGCAGGATGGATTGCTGTTCCATTTGATATGAAATGGAATTTAGCAGATTTAGAAAAAAGAGTAAAGCTTTCTAAACCTTCAATCATTGTTACATCTAAAGAGATTTATGCTAAGTTTCATTCGATCATTCCTAATATGAAGGTATTGGATGAATGCTTACAAGAAATCGCAAATTTTAATACTTTTTCTTCTATTGAGCTAGAAGAGGATTTACCTTTCTATGTGGGATTTACTTCTGGAACGACTGGGAGTCCAAAAGCGTTTATGCGCTCTCAAAATTCATGGGTTGCTAGTTTTGATTGTAATCGCTTTGACTTTGGACTTGATGAATCTGATGTAACGCTTATACCTGGGGCTTTAATTCATTCACACTTTCTTTATGGTGCTGTTAGTAGTTTATATTTGGGTGGAACAGTTTTTCTATTAGAAAAGTTTTCAGCAATTAATTTACTTTCAATGATGAATGATTTACCTATTTCTACTATATACGTTGTTCCGACAATGATTGAAGCGTTAGTTAGAGAAGGAATTCAAGTTAATAAAGCAATGAAAATTCTTTCATCAGGTGCAAAATGGACTGAAAAATCTAAAATAGAGTTCTGTCAATTGTTTCCGGGGATGTCGATATTTGAATTTTTTGGTGCTAGTGAATTAAGCTTCATAACTGTTTTATCTGATTTTGATGGAGTGTTGAAAGCAAAAACGGTTGGAAAACCTTGCTATGGTGTGGAAATAGAAATTCGTCGACAAAACCAAGAGCTCGCAAAAACAAATGAAACCGGAAAAATATATGTGAGAAGTAAATATTTAATCAATGGGTACTTTGAAGAAAATGAAAATATAGTTCAATCAATTCAGGACGAAGATGGCTGGGCTACTGTTCATGATATGGGCTTTATTGATGAAGATGGTTTTTTAACAATTAACGGACGAGAAAAAAATATGATTTTATATGGTGGTATTAATATTTTTCCAGAAGAGATTGAAAAAGTCATTTCTCTTCATCCTGAGGTTGAAGAAATTGCTGTTATTGGACTTTCAGATCCATATTGGGGGCAAATTGTGGCTGCTGTCATTAAAGGGAAATGTAATTCTTTTGAGTTGAAGAAGTTTTGTAAGACTTATTTATCTTCTTATAAAATCCCACGAAAATGGTTTTTTAAAGATGAAATGCCTTATACAACTAGCGGAAAAATTGCACGTGCTGAATTAATTAAACAAATAGAAATGCAGGTGACTAAAAATTAATAGAGCAGTAATTGTCAAAGCAAAACGAACACCTATTGGAAAAATTGGTGGGATATTACAAGAATATCAACCTCACGAGCTTGCCGCTCCATTACTTAAGCATCTGGCAAAAGGATTGGAAGAGAAGATTAATGACATTATTTTAGGAAATGTAGTCGGTCCGGGTGGAAATGTCGCTAGAGTTTCTGCATTAGAAGCTGCTCTCCCCCTTTCTGTTCCAGGTATGACTATTGATCGTCAATGTAGTGCCGGGTTAGAAGCAATTCGGATGGCTTGTTACTTAATTCAAGGTGGCGCTGGAAATTGCTATATTGCTGGAGGTGTTGAAAGCACTAGCAACTCTCCTTTCCCTTCTAGGGCAAGATTCGCTCCTGATAAAATTGGTGATCCCGATATGGGTTTAGCAGCGGAAAATGTGGCTGAAAAATTCTGTATTTCAAAGGAAACTCAAGATCAATATGCTCTATTAAGTTATACACGAAGTTGGGAATCTTACAAAAAAAAATTCTTTACTGATGAGATTCTTCCAGTTGGTGGACATACTCAAGATGAAGTATTTTTCAAAGAAAGAAAAATGAAAGACTTACTTCATAGAGCAAAGCCTGTGTTTAAAAAGAACGGTACCGTGACAGCTGCTAACAGTTGCGGAATACATGATGGTGCGGCCGCAGTTTTAATAATGGAAGAAAATGAAGCAATTAACTGTGGATTAAAGCCTATTTTACGCTTTAAAGATAGCGAAGTCTCTGGTATTCACCCTAATTATCCCGGTGCTGCGCCTATTCCAGCAATTCAGGGTTTGTTAAATAGAAATAATTTAACAATTGCAGATATTGATTTAATTGAAATAAATGAAGCTTTTGCTTCAAAAATTATTGCCTGCTCTAATGAACTATCCATACCATTTGACAAGTTAAATATTTGTGGGGGTGCATTATCAATCGGACACCCTTACGGAGCTTCTGGAAGTATCATGATCACTAGACTTTTCTATGAAGTACAACGTAGAAAGAATTTAGAAACTAACTATGTATTGGCAGGCATTGGAAGTGGCGGAGGAATCGGAATCGCTGTTTTATTCGAAGTAGTGAATTAAAATGATCATACATACTAGATTTTAAAATTGAGAGGTAAACTAAATGAAAGTAATTGGTTCAATTGACACTCTTACACGATGCAAACATTACCACACTGAAAAAGATATTATTGCCATTAAATTCAAATGTTGTGACACATATTACGGATGTTATTTTTGTCATGAGGAAAATGTAAACCATCAACATATAGTCTGGCATAAAAACGAATGGGAAACAAAAGCAATCTTTTGTGGAGGTTGCCATGAGGAATTAACCATTCAAAAGTATCAAGATTGTAACTACAAATGTCCTAAATGTCATGCTGATTTTAATCCAGGATGTAAAAATCATTATCATTTGTATTTTGAATGAGATTTATAATAAATCGTACTATTAAATTTGAGGAAGAGCTGTTTAATTCAGCTCCTTTTTTTATTTATTTCCCGTGTGACACGGATGATTCGTTGTATTTAGTTAAAATTTTATTGATAAAATTACTTTTACCTGCAGTATATTCTGAGCGGTCTTTTGTATTTTTTGCTAGCTCTTTCTTTAACTGTTCATACTCAATAATAGCCCCCGCATTACATCTAAGGTAATTTCGAAATGAAATATGTTTTTTTAATTCCTCGCTGTCTTTATGACAAACATATAGATGATGTTCCATCCAATTCGTATTTTTCCCATCCCAAGGTACAGAACAGTTCATTCTACCGAAGGCTTCTCTACCTTTATAGCTCCAATTTTCTTGGTGTATATAGCCTATTCCTTCAAGTTTTTTTATCACTTTAGGGAAATTACTATAGTCTGCTATGACAACATCAATATCTAGGATTGGTTTTGCTGCAAGCCCCTTAACTGAAGTACTACCAACATGTTCTATATCATTAATTAGTGACTCTAGGCAACTATTTAAAACTTGCTTTAAGGCTGAAAAATTTTTTGGCCATTGCTCATTATATTCTTGTATTTCAATTCTGGAGTGATTTATTTTTGGAAGATCAAAATCCATGCTTCCACCTCATTCGAATAAAATTATATTTATTATCATAAAAAAAGGAAGCCAGCTCTGACCTCCTTTGTTAGCATTAAATAAAAATTTTGTTCTTGCTCATATTATTCTTGAGTTTGAAGTGCTACTCTAACTCCTAATCCAATATAGACTAGACCAATCGTTTTTCCCATCCATTTTGAGCTATTGCTATTTTTATTAAAAAATTTATTCCCAATTAAACTTGATAAAAGCACTAGTGAAGTTGTGTACAAGATACTTAGTATCACAAATGTCATCCCAAGGGTTAATAGCTGAATAAATACTGAATGACCATTATGTTGTACAAATTGAGGTAATAGAGCTAAGAAAAACAATGCAGTTTTAGGATTTAAAACTTCAATTAACACAGCTTGTCGAAAAGATAGTTTAGTATTTATTTCTTTTTGAACTTTAGCTTTTTCACTTTTTTTAGTTTTTCTAATTAATGCCGTGATCCCCAAATAAAATAAATAAGCCGCTCCTAAATATTTAACTACCTCAAAAGCAAAGGCAGATGTCATTAATATTGCAGAAAGTCCAAA from Arthrobacter citreus encodes the following:
- a CDS encoding DNA topology modulation protein — its product is MRKIVIIGSGGAGKSTFARQLGKKLSINVFHLDSLLWKPNWEVVPKMDQIKIQNELIKKEEWIIDGNYGGTMDLRISAADTIIFLDMPRLVCIYRALKRFIQYKNKTRPDMREGCEEKFDLQFLKWIWFYPKTKKPLILNRLQKVSGGKDVVILKSSREVKRFIKES
- a CDS encoding biotin transporter BioY; protein product: MKIKEITFVAMFAAVMGVLGQVPPIMLSFTPVPITLQTLGVILTGGVLGARLGALSQTVFLLLVAVGMPLLSGGRGGLSVFAGPSVGYLISWPITAFVLGYLLSRFKTLKLKHVLLINLTVGILLIYLIGIPIQAVIMGIPVATAVKLSLVYIPGDVLKAILASILVFKLRQHPVFSRSLTTNYSNQSSKNM
- a CDS encoding AMP-binding protein, whose product is MANITETYKKYATLSPDKIAIHTSNQQISYKKWNLLINQTANWLHGQLNTKTIGILLPNGIPFLQMFAGACKAGWIAVPFDMKWNLADLEKRVKLSKPSIIVTSKEIYAKFHSIIPNMKVLDECLQEIANFNTFSSIELEEDLPFYVGFTSGTTGSPKAFMRSQNSWVASFDCNRFDFGLDESDVTLIPGALIHSHFLYGAVSSLYLGGTVFLLEKFSAINLLSMMNDLPISTIYVVPTMIEALVREGIQVNKAMKILSSGAKWTEKSKIEFCQLFPGMSIFEFFGASELSFITVLSDFDGVLKAKTVGKPCYGVEIEIRRQNQELAKTNETGKIYVRSKYLINGYFEENENIVQSIQDEDGWATVHDMGFIDEDGFLTINGREKNMILYGGINIFPEEIEKVISLHPEVEEIAVIGLSDPYWGQIVAAVIKGKCNSFELKKFCKTYLSSYKIPRKWFFKDEMPYTTSGKIARAELIKQIEMQVTKN
- a CDS encoding acetyl-CoA C-acyltransferase — encoded protein: MNRAVIVKAKRTPIGKIGGILQEYQPHELAAPLLKHLAKGLEEKINDIILGNVVGPGGNVARVSALEAALPLSVPGMTIDRQCSAGLEAIRMACYLIQGGAGNCYIAGGVESTSNSPFPSRARFAPDKIGDPDMGLAAENVAEKFCISKETQDQYALLSYTRSWESYKKKFFTDEILPVGGHTQDEVFFKERKMKDLLHRAKPVFKKNGTVTAANSCGIHDGAAAVLIMEENEAINCGLKPILRFKDSEVSGIHPNYPGAAPIPAIQGLLNRNNLTIADIDLIEINEAFASKIIACSNELSIPFDKLNICGGALSIGHPYGASGSIMITRLFYEVQRRKNLETNYVLAGIGSGGGIGIAVLFEVVN
- a CDS encoding GrpB family protein, whose product is MDFDLPKINHSRIEIQEYNEQWPKNFSALKQVLNSCLESLINDIEHVGSTSVKGLAAKPILDIDVVIADYSNFPKVIKKLEGIGYIHQENWSYKGREAFGRMNCSVPWDGKNTNWMEHHLYVCHKDSEELKKHISFRNYLRCNAGAIIEYEQLKKELAKNTKDRSEYTAGKSNFINKILTKYNESSVSHGK
- a CDS encoding LysE family translocator; the protein is MISFILVVLTLFLIPGPAVLLTLSQTMKGGKWNGILTGLGIAVGDLIHTCASVFGLSAILMTSAFAFEVVKYLGAAYLFYLGITALIRKTKKSEKAKVQKEINTKLSFRQAVLIEVLNPKTALFFLALLPQFVQHNGHSVFIQLLTLGMTFVILSILYTTSLVLLSSLIGNKFFNKNSNSSKWMGKTIGLVYIGLGVRVALQTQE